TTGAAGAGAACATGTGTGTAACATTAGAACCGGGCATATATGTCGATGGTTTAGGTGGCGTGAGAATAGAAGATGATGTATTAGTTACAAAAAATGGTCTAGAGCGCTTTACTAAATCTTCAAAAGACCTTATTATTTTATAAGAAGGTATAAATAGGAGGAAAATGAATGATTTCAGTTAATGATTTTAAAACAGGTTTGACAATTAAAGTTGAAAATGGAATTTGGAAAGTATTAGATTTCCAACACGTAAAACCAGGTAAAGGTGCAGCTTTTGTTCGTTCTAAACTAAGAAACTTAAGAACTGGTGCTATCCAAGAAAAAACTTTTAGAGCTGGTGAAAAAGTAGAAAAAGCTCAAATCGATAATCGTCGTATGCAATATCTGTATGCAAACGGAGACAGCCATGTATTCATGGATAACGAAACTTATGATCAACTAGAACTACCAGAAGAAAGTTTAGAATACGAACTTAAGTTCATTAAAGAAAATATGGAAGTTCATATTCAAACATATGATGGTGAAACAATTGGTATCGAATTACCTAATACAGTTACTTTACAAGTTACTGAAACTGAACCAGGTATTAAAGGTGATACTGCTAATGGTGCTACAAAACAAGCAACAGTAGAAACTGGATTTAGCTTAAATGTTCCTTTATTCGTAAATGAAGGCGATTTACTTATCATTAACACAACTGACGGTAGTTATGTATCAAGAGGTTAATGCGTAATAATAAATGTTTAAATGACCAATAGAAAAAACTTCTATTGGTCATTTTTAATTAAATCTTAAAATCTCTTGAATTGGTATGACCACTAAAGTAAAATGTATGAAGTGTAATGAATTAGAATTTAAAAGGAGTTTTTCAAATGAACTTAAAACAAATTAAAGAACTAGTTGATATATTAGACAATTCTTCTTTAACTGAAATTGATATTAATGATAAAGATTTTAAATTAACTTTAAAAAAAGATATTAAACAAGAGATTATTTATAGCCAAGGAAGTTCAAATGTT
This portion of the Mammaliicoccus vitulinus genome encodes:
- the efp gene encoding elongation factor P is translated as MISVNDFKTGLTIKVENGIWKVLDFQHVKPGKGAAFVRSKLRNLRTGAIQEKTFRAGEKVEKAQIDNRRMQYLYANGDSHVFMDNETYDQLELPEESLEYELKFIKENMEVHIQTYDGETIGIELPNTVTLQVTETEPGIKGDTANGATKQATVETGFSLNVPLFVNEGDLLIINTTDGSYVSRG